The Sulfurimonas hydrogeniphila genome includes a window with the following:
- a CDS encoding FkbM family methyltransferase — MSFVSYSQNLEDVMLHRALQNVKEGFYIDVGANDPLHDSVTKAFYDAGWQGINVEPEKKFFQRLQEKRVRDINLNYAVSAKMDEITFFVSDVRGRSTTNPDIAHAKNDNTFSQKPVTVKTVTIDDLVQQYAPKTIHFLKIDVEGAEEDVLQSVSFEKVRPWILLVEATLPGTNEDISSKWEHLIIQHNYTQVYFDGINKYYLANEKKELAKHFSSPPNILDDYIQYEHKRALQRAEYFSLKLQNEREAWEKTHNNLLQEINELKIREAELLNSKSWKITKPLRTFFSYFKKTSPALIQQTTQTQKEEKKTQNVYPKNFEQLNADAQNIYKELSCESS; from the coding sequence ATGAGCTTTGTAAGTTACAGTCAAAACCTCGAAGATGTAATGCTTCACAGAGCATTACAAAATGTAAAAGAGGGCTTTTACATTGATGTCGGCGCCAATGATCCATTGCATGACTCTGTCACGAAAGCGTTTTATGATGCAGGCTGGCAGGGTATCAATGTAGAACCGGAAAAAAAATTCTTCCAACGATTACAGGAAAAAAGAGTACGCGATATCAATCTTAATTATGCAGTTAGTGCCAAGATGGATGAAATTACATTTTTTGTCAGTGATGTCAGAGGACGTTCAACAACAAATCCCGACATTGCGCATGCAAAAAATGACAATACTTTTTCGCAAAAACCTGTAACCGTTAAAACTGTCACAATTGACGATTTAGTACAACAGTATGCACCTAAAACAATCCATTTTTTAAAAATAGATGTAGAAGGTGCTGAAGAAGATGTATTGCAAAGTGTTTCTTTTGAAAAAGTACGCCCATGGATACTGCTTGTGGAAGCAACATTGCCGGGAACCAATGAAGATATATCGTCGAAATGGGAACATCTCATCATACAGCACAACTATACACAGGTCTATTTTGATGGCATAAACAAATACTATCTTGCGAATGAAAAAAAAGAACTTGCAAAACATTTTTCTTCTCCGCCGAATATTTTAGATGACTATATTCAGTATGAACATAAAAGAGCATTGCAAAGAGCTGAATATTTCTCTTTAAAACTGCAAAATGAAAGAGAAGCATGGGAAAAAACACATAACAATCTTTTACAGGAGATTAATGAGCTTAAAATACGTGAAGCAGAACTCTTAAACAGTAAATCATGGAAGATTACAAAACCTTTGCGAACTTTCTTTTCTTATTTTAAAAAAACATCTCCTGCTTTAATACAGCAGACAACACAGACACAAAAAGAAGAGAAGAAAACACAAAATGTGTATCCGAAAAACTTTGAACAGCTTAATGCAGACGCACAAAACATATACAAGGAATTATCTTGCGAATCGTCATAG
- a CDS encoding AEC family transporter yields the protein MSSIIFSILSIYVFIVMGYIAKRSFKEQIDERTITLLNVYFLQVFLTFWGLLLHPVDITLLYAPAVYLVIVVLVLVLSALFAAKLFADKKEYSIAMVASVIGNTGNLGIPLNIAVFGEASIPYTTVVNLVNVFVVYTVGVYFYSRGNFDAKTSLKNIFKLPILWAAIIAIVLSVNHYTPSDAVMNMLMMGAYASMTMQLFLFGIYMYDIKIRSINKKLIGWVMSLKFVLLPLVAFVILYNIDLAPMIKGIIFIELLMPLAVANVNLASLYDCQPKLVTALVFFSSVLFLGVVFFGVSILKYL from the coding sequence ATGAGTTCCATAATTTTTTCCATTCTCAGTATTTATGTTTTTATCGTGATGGGATACATCGCCAAACGCAGCTTTAAAGAACAGATAGACGAAAGAACCATTACACTGTTAAATGTCTATTTTCTCCAGGTTTTTTTGACTTTTTGGGGGCTTTTGCTGCATCCTGTAGATATTACCCTGCTCTATGCCCCTGCTGTCTATCTTGTCATTGTTGTGCTTGTGCTTGTGTTGTCTGCTCTTTTTGCCGCAAAACTGTTTGCAGACAAAAAAGAGTACTCCATTGCCATGGTTGCTTCCGTCATAGGCAACACAGGCAATCTCGGCATCCCTTTAAACATAGCTGTTTTCGGGGAAGCTTCCATTCCCTACACAACGGTTGTCAACCTTGTGAATGTTTTTGTTGTCTATACTGTAGGGGTTTATTTTTATTCGCGCGGGAATTTTGATGCCAAAACATCCCTGAAAAACATCTTCAAACTCCCTATTCTCTGGGCAGCAATCATTGCCATTGTACTCAGTGTCAATCATTATACACCCTCAGATGCCGTTATGAATATGCTGATGATGGGTGCCTATGCTTCTATGACCATGCAGCTGTTTTTGTTTGGCATCTACATGTATGACATTAAAATACGCTCAATCAACAAAAAACTCATTGGCTGGGTTATGTCACTCAAATTTGTCCTGCTGCCGCTTGTCGCTTTTGTCATTTTATACAATATCGATTTGGCACCGATGATAAAAGGCATTATATTTATAGAACTGCTGATGCCGCTCGCCGTTGCCAATGTCAACCTGGCTTCACTCTATGATTGTCAACCCAAACTTGTGACGGCTTTGGTGTTTTTCTCTTCTGTTTTATTTTTGGGGGTTGTCTTTTTTGGTGTTTCCATACTCAAATATCTTTAA
- a CDS encoding mannose-1-phosphate guanylyltransferase/mannose-6-phosphate isomerase, which produces MINIILCGGNGTRLWPISRTLMPKQFVKLFDDKSLFQLTLQRNKTTCKEQFIVSNSEQYFLALDQLEELDCIQNRFLLEPLGRNTAPAIALACFALDAQEVVLVSPSDHLIKDEKSYQEVLMQAKELALQDTLVTFGIRPTFAETGFGYIEANGENVKAFHEKPDLQTAQSYVKAGNFYWNSGMFCFKAGVYLEELQKYAPEIYAAAKKAFENAKNSDFIRISQADMEAIPQESIDYAVMEKSDRVKVVAADIGWSDLGSFDALSEEFEKDSNGNSKNDNLIAINSKDNFVYANERLVALADIDNLIVVDTPDALLITKKGNSQKIKTIVKELKGRESNLHHIHLTAHRPWGTYTVLEEDKKYKTKRIIVKPGKRLSLQKHFHRSEHWIVVEGMALVTIGDKEVLLKPNESTYIPMGELHRLENPGKVDVILIEVQVGEYLGEDDIVRVEDDYKRI; this is translated from the coding sequence ATGATAAATATAATTTTATGTGGCGGAAACGGTACAAGACTCTGGCCCATCAGTCGCACCCTGATGCCAAAACAGTTTGTAAAACTCTTTGATGACAAATCTCTCTTTCAACTGACACTGCAAAGAAACAAGACTACATGTAAAGAACAGTTTATTGTCTCAAACAGTGAACAGTATTTTTTGGCACTCGATCAGCTTGAAGAGCTGGACTGCATACAAAACAGATTTTTACTTGAACCTCTAGGCAGAAATACCGCACCGGCAATCGCACTGGCCTGTTTTGCGCTGGATGCACAGGAAGTAGTTCTTGTCTCTCCCTCTGATCATCTCATCAAAGATGAAAAAAGCTATCAAGAGGTACTTATGCAGGCAAAAGAGCTGGCACTTCAAGATACCCTGGTGACTTTTGGTATCCGACCGACATTTGCAGAAACAGGCTTTGGCTATATAGAAGCAAACGGTGAAAATGTTAAAGCATTTCATGAAAAACCGGATCTGCAAACAGCACAAAGTTATGTCAAAGCAGGAAACTTTTACTGGAACAGCGGTATGTTTTGTTTCAAGGCAGGTGTCTATCTTGAGGAGTTGCAAAAGTATGCCCCCGAGATTTATGCCGCCGCAAAAAAGGCTTTTGAGAATGCAAAAAATTCTGATTTTATACGTATTTCACAGGCAGATATGGAAGCAATCCCGCAAGAGAGCATAGACTATGCCGTGATGGAAAAAAGCGACAGGGTAAAGGTAGTTGCAGCAGACATAGGCTGGTCAGACCTTGGCAGTTTTGATGCCCTCTCTGAAGAGTTTGAAAAAGACAGCAACGGCAACAGTAAAAATGACAATCTCATTGCTATTAACTCAAAAGACAATTTCGTCTATGCCAATGAACGCCTGGTGGCACTTGCCGACATAGACAACCTTATAGTGGTTGATACACCCGATGCCCTGCTCATTACAAAAAAAGGCAATTCGCAAAAAATAAAAACCATAGTAAAAGAGCTCAAAGGAAGAGAAAGCAACCTGCATCACATTCATCTCACGGCACACCGCCCGTGGGGAACCTATACTGTTTTGGAAGAAGACAAAAAGTATAAAACAAAACGCATCATCGTCAAACCGGGCAAACGCTTGAGTCTGCAAAAACATTTTCACCGCAGTGAACACTGGATAGTAGTCGAAGGTATGGCACTTGTCACCATAGGAGACAAAGAGGTTTTACTCAAACCAAACGAATCCACCTACATTCCTATGGGAGAATTGCACCGCCTGGAAAACCCGGGAAAAGTAGATGTGATTCTTATCGAGGTACAGGTCGGAGAATATCTCGGAGAAGATGACATTGTCAGAGTTGAAGATGACTACAAAAGGATTTAG
- a CDS encoding ABC transporter ATP-binding protein, translating into MNDVILEVHNVTKVYKMYASPWQQIARWFGYTPNSMHLSTILQDISFSAKRGETIGIVGHNGAGKSTLLKIIAGTLKLTSGRIVKQGSVVAILELGMGFHPDLTGRQNVYHTAGLMGFSKKEIDNVMDDIEAFAEIGEAFDEPVRIYSSGMQVRVAFAIATAYRPDILIVDEALSVGDAYFQHKSFAKIKTFQEEGTTMLLVSHDKNAIVSICDRAILFEKGKIVQDGDAESVMDLYNALIAKQEDTKLKQVLLKNGKKQTVSGNGLAHVASIELFDAQNNPTDTVAVGDQVTLKIKVDVHKDLPSLVLGYSIKDRLGQVVFGTNTWHTKQVIYDPKQGTHFEFDISFEVIFGVGNYSVQVALVENDTHLQNNYEWIDLALIFEVINVRQQFFVGMVWSQPKIRIKNI; encoded by the coding sequence ATGAATGATGTTATTTTAGAAGTTCATAATGTAACGAAAGTATATAAAATGTATGCAAGTCCCTGGCAGCAAATTGCAAGATGGTTTGGCTACACCCCAAACAGTATGCATCTCTCTACCATTTTGCAAGATATCTCTTTTTCTGCCAAGAGAGGAGAAACCATAGGTATCGTCGGCCATAACGGCGCAGGCAAAAGCACACTGCTCAAAATCATAGCAGGGACATTGAAATTAACCTCAGGAAGAATTGTCAAGCAAGGCTCGGTTGTTGCTATACTTGAACTTGGTATGGGTTTTCACCCGGATTTGACAGGACGCCAAAATGTTTACCATACGGCAGGACTGATGGGATTTTCAAAAAAAGAGATTGACAATGTGATGGATGATATAGAAGCATTTGCCGAAATAGGCGAAGCTTTTGACGAGCCGGTACGTATTTACAGCAGTGGTATGCAGGTACGTGTTGCGTTTGCTATAGCCACAGCATATCGTCCGGATATTTTAATCGTAGATGAAGCGCTCTCTGTAGGTGATGCCTATTTTCAGCATAAAAGTTTTGCAAAAATCAAAACTTTTCAAGAAGAAGGTACGACAATGCTCCTTGTTTCTCACGATAAAAATGCCATAGTTTCCATCTGTGACAGAGCCATACTTTTTGAAAAAGGCAAAATTGTTCAGGACGGCGATGCAGAATCGGTCATGGATCTATACAATGCTCTTATTGCAAAACAGGAAGATACAAAACTCAAACAGGTACTTTTAAAAAATGGAAAAAAGCAGACTGTCTCAGGAAACGGACTTGCACATGTGGCTTCCATAGAGCTGTTTGATGCCCAAAACAACCCTACCGATACCGTTGCAGTAGGTGATCAGGTTACTTTGAAAATCAAAGTAGATGTACATAAAGATTTGCCTTCCCTTGTTTTGGGGTACTCTATAAAGGACCGGCTTGGTCAGGTAGTATTTGGTACAAACACCTGGCATACCAAACAGGTGATATATGATCCAAAACAAGGAACTCATTTTGAGTTTGACATAAGTTTTGAGGTTATTTTCGGAGTAGGCAACTACTCAGTACAGGTGGCTCTTGTAGAAAATGATACTCATCTGCAAAATAATTACGAATGGATAGATTTAGCACTGATATTTGAAGTAATCAATGTCAGGCAACAGTTTTTTGTAGGTATGGTGTGGAGTCAACCAAAAATAAGGATAAAAAATATATGA
- a CDS encoding glycosyltransferase family 4 protein, producing MRIVIDVQGIQSASKHRGIGRYSHLFVTNILQLFQEEKEADIWLVCNENLLTYEENFIEEFTHYIDKSRIVKFKTPVATNESNPENLHRTTRAKIIREYFLASLSPDLVLVTSLFEGYHDDAVVSINEYVGHIPTAVILYDLIPLVHQETYLKTAVQKDFYERKIASLKKADLYLSISEHSKQEAEKMLHIQVDKIVTIHTAIDSTFKPVEMLEEEEENFFTHYGLQKDFIFYAPGGFDARKNFKHLIEAYAALPQELRTKHQLVIASKLTKEAKANLSALAKENTLSATEFRLLGYVSDADLKTLYTLCKVFVFPSYHEGFGLPILEAISCGAAVICSNTTGIPEVINNKEALFDPSDVEAIKNKLQEALTSQAFLLDLKRSAVYQAKRFSPKTVAQKAKEALLALAKKTQTTNALHVNSENLLQRLQKFTLQCTQQERLQLAYAMSLNQRVHAKPQLLVDISKLAKVDAKSGIQRVVRSILATWMNMSQNCFEIQPIYFDKNCYRYANSFKTKYFDIMSKSSDTPIIVNTQDVYISLDLNADIIDETNIWHEYFKKIGMQLHFIVYDILPVTNPQWWPKGTSDVFANWLQTISKTATSLITISQTVEKELKNWLMEHTAQPYPKTAWFHLGADIDKSLPSKGLPDNAKETLQKLAKYPSFLMVGTIEPRKGHMQTIKAFEILWKAGEKLNLVIVGKKGWLVEELYTYMMAHPQKEKHLFILESISDEYLDEVYKTAIAVLMPSEAEGFGLPLIEAAQKNKPVIARDIPVFKEIAGNNISYFPNTKEPADIAKTLQDWIKYKQQMLNKNNIKFLTWKQSAQKLLELL from the coding sequence TTGCGAATCGTCATAGATGTACAGGGCATACAGAGTGCCAGTAAACACCGTGGTATTGGAAGATACTCTCATTTGTTTGTGACAAATATCCTTCAGCTTTTTCAAGAAGAAAAAGAAGCAGATATATGGCTCGTATGTAATGAAAACCTGCTTACATATGAGGAAAATTTTATAGAAGAGTTTACACACTATATTGATAAAAGCCGTATTGTAAAATTTAAGACGCCTGTTGCTACAAATGAGAGTAACCCTGAGAATTTACACAGAACGACGAGAGCAAAAATTATACGTGAATATTTTTTAGCCTCCCTCTCCCCCGACCTTGTACTTGTGACAAGTCTTTTTGAAGGTTACCATGATGATGCAGTCGTTTCTATAAACGAATATGTAGGGCATATACCCACTGCAGTGATTTTATATGACCTGATACCTTTGGTGCATCAAGAAACATACTTGAAAACAGCCGTGCAAAAAGATTTTTATGAGAGAAAAATTGCCTCTTTGAAAAAAGCAGATTTGTATTTAAGCATATCAGAGCATTCAAAACAAGAAGCTGAAAAAATGCTGCATATTCAGGTAGATAAAATTGTGACAATACATACAGCAATAGACAGTACTTTTAAGCCTGTAGAAATGCTTGAGGAAGAAGAAGAAAATTTTTTCACACATTACGGACTGCAAAAAGATTTTATTTTTTATGCACCGGGCGGTTTTGATGCAAGAAAAAACTTTAAACATCTTATAGAAGCATATGCAGCTCTGCCTCAAGAGTTACGAACTAAGCACCAGCTTGTCATTGCAAGTAAATTGACCAAAGAAGCAAAAGCAAACCTGTCGGCACTTGCAAAAGAAAATACATTAAGTGCTACAGAGTTTAGACTTTTAGGTTATGTCAGTGATGCTGACTTAAAAACACTTTACACTCTGTGCAAAGTTTTTGTATTTCCCTCTTACCATGAAGGTTTTGGACTGCCCATACTTGAAGCTATCTCCTGCGGTGCTGCCGTTATATGCTCAAACACCACAGGCATACCTGAAGTTATAAACAACAAAGAGGCACTGTTTGATCCTTCTGATGTTGAGGCTATAAAAAACAAACTGCAAGAGGCATTGACATCACAGGCATTTTTACTTGATTTAAAAAGATCAGCCGTTTACCAGGCAAAAAGATTTTCTCCAAAAACAGTTGCCCAAAAAGCAAAAGAGGCACTGCTTGCGTTGGCAAAAAAAACACAGACAACAAATGCGTTACATGTAAACAGCGAAAATTTACTTCAAAGACTGCAAAAGTTTACGTTACAATGCACACAACAAGAACGACTGCAACTTGCATATGCAATGTCTCTCAACCAAAGAGTACATGCCAAACCCCAACTACTCGTAGATATCTCAAAACTGGCAAAGGTGGATGCCAAGTCTGGTATACAAAGAGTAGTGCGCAGTATTCTTGCCACTTGGATGAACATGTCACAAAACTGTTTTGAGATACAGCCCATTTATTTTGACAAAAATTGTTACAGATATGCAAACAGCTTTAAAACAAAGTATTTTGACATAATGTCAAAGAGTTCTGATACCCCGATAATTGTCAATACTCAGGATGTCTATATATCACTTGACCTTAATGCGGACATTATTGATGAAACAAATATCTGGCATGAGTATTTTAAAAAAATCGGTATGCAACTGCACTTTATAGTCTATGACATTCTTCCTGTGACAAATCCTCAGTGGTGGCCGAAGGGAACTTCGGATGTTTTTGCCAACTGGCTACAGACCATAAGTAAAACCGCTACTTCTTTGATAACCATCTCTCAGACTGTAGAAAAGGAACTGAAAAATTGGCTCATGGAGCATACCGCACAGCCCTATCCAAAAACAGCCTGGTTTCATCTGGGAGCAGATATAGACAAGAGTCTGCCAAGCAAAGGTCTGCCTGACAATGCCAAAGAGACATTGCAAAAGCTTGCAAAGTACCCGTCTTTTTTAATGGTAGGAACCATAGAACCAAGAAAAGGACACATGCAAACCATCAAAGCCTTTGAAATACTTTGGAAAGCAGGAGAAAAGCTCAATCTTGTGATAGTAGGTAAAAAAGGCTGGCTCGTAGAAGAACTTTATACATATATGATGGCACATCCCCAAAAAGAAAAACATCTTTTTATCTTAGAATCTATAAGTGATGAGTATCTCGATGAGGTATATAAAACAGCAATAGCAGTACTTATGCCAAGTGAGGCAGAGGGCTTTGGGCTTCCGCTTATAGAAGCTGCACAGAAAAATAAACCAGTTATAGCAAGAGATATCCCCGTGTTTAAAGAAATAGCCGGCAACAACATCAGCTATTTTCCCAATACCAAAGAACCTGCAGATATTGCAAAAACACTGCAAGACTGGATCAAGTACAAGCAACAAATGTTAAATAAAAATAATATTAAATTTTTAACATGGAAACAAAGTGCACAAAAATTATTAGAATTGCTATAA
- a CDS encoding ABC transporter permease — MSHIKNLWKYRHYILTSIKSEFVTKFIRSKLGGLWIVLNPLAQVAIYALVLSAVLAAKLPGIDSKYAYAIYLMAGILGWNLFFEIITRMTNVFVENANLLKKMAFPKMTLPLIIIGSAIINNILLFFSILLVFGLLGHTISTAVIWIIPLTLITVFLGASMGLFLGIVNVFIRDTQQIVPIILQFWFWLTPIVYSWSIIPQKYLYLVMLNPLSGIIQGYQNILVYNKQPELSVLFYPLVLGTFIAMLSLYMYARANEEMADVL; from the coding sequence GTGTCACATATAAAAAATTTATGGAAATACAGACATTATATACTTACCTCGATAAAATCAGAATTCGTTACAAAATTTATTAGAAGCAAACTGGGCGGTTTATGGATTGTTTTAAATCCTTTGGCCCAGGTTGCGATTTATGCTTTGGTGCTTTCTGCGGTACTTGCGGCAAAACTGCCGGGTATAGACAGTAAATATGCCTATGCCATATATCTTATGGCAGGTATTTTAGGATGGAACCTTTTTTTTGAAATTATTACAAGAATGACAAATGTTTTTGTTGAAAATGCAAATTTACTTAAAAAAATGGCTTTTCCAAAAATGACTTTGCCCTTGATTATTATCGGAAGTGCCATCATAAACAATATTTTACTGTTTTTTTCGATTCTGCTTGTTTTTGGTTTACTTGGGCATACTATTTCTACAGCAGTTATTTGGATTATACCGCTCACATTGATAACAGTTTTTCTTGGCGCTTCTATGGGCTTGTTTTTGGGTATAGTAAATGTTTTTATTCGCGATACCCAACAGATAGTACCGATTATTTTACAGTTTTGGTTTTGGTTGACACCTATTGTCTACTCTTGGAGTATCATTCCTCAAAAATATCTTTATTTGGTAATGCTTAATCCTCTAAGTGGTATTATACAAGGCTATCAAAATATTTTAGTCTATAACAAACAACCTGAACTTTCAGTTTTGTTCTATCCATTGGTTTTAGGTACTTTTATTGCCATGCTTTCATTGTATATGTATGCACGGGCAAATGAAGAAATGGCGGATGTGTTATGA